A window from Gopherus flavomarginatus isolate rGopFla2 chromosome 4, rGopFla2.mat.asm, whole genome shotgun sequence encodes these proteins:
- the DSTN gene encoding destrin, translating into MASGVQVADEVCRIFYDMKVRKCSTPEEIKKRKKAVIFCLSEDKKCIVVEEGKEILVGDIGVTVFDPFKQFVQMLPEKDCRYALYDASFETKESKKEELMFVLWAPDQAPLKSKMIYASSKDAIKKKFQGIKHECQANGPEDLNRAYIADKLGGSLIVAFEGCPV; encoded by the exons ATG GCATCAGGAGTACAAGTGGCTGATGAAGTATGCCGTATCTTTTATGACATGAAAGTTCGGAAGTGCTCCACGCCAGAGGAAATCAAGAAAAGGAAGAAGGCAGTTATCTTCTGTCTCAGTGAAGACAAAAAGTGCATTGTTGTGGAAGAAGGCAAAGAAATCCTGGTGGGAGATATTGGCGTAACGGTTTTTGATCCTTTCAAGCAGTTTGTGCAGATGCTCCCTGAAAAGGATTGCCGTTATGCCTTGTACGAtgcaagctttgaaacaaaggagTCAAAAAAAGAAGAGCTGATGTTCGTCCTGTG GGCACCAGACCAAGCACCTCTCAAGAGTAAGATGATCTATGCAAGCTCTAAGGATGCAATCAAAAAGAAATTTCAAG GCATAAAGCACGAATGTCAAGCAAATGGGCCAGAGGACCTTAACCGAGCTTACATTGCCGATAAGCTAGGAGGCTCCCTAATCGTAGCCTTTGAAGGCTGTCCTGTGTAG